DNA from Kitasatospora acidiphila:
CCAGCCGGTCAACCGCTCGCTCTGGAACCCGAACACGGTGGCCGGCCCCTGCACCGCGTGCCAGCCGGGCAGTTCGGCGATGCGGCGGTGGTCGCCGTAGCGGCCCCGGTGGTCCAGCAGTTCGACCACGGCGGCCGCGGTGGTGCCGGCCCACATCCGCACCGCGCTGTCCAGCTTCTCGGTCTCGGTGGTGCCCAGCCCCGCCGCGCAGTCCCAGACCACCGGTGCGTCGGCGCTGCCCAGCCGGAGCACGAACCCGAGGTCCACATGGCCGCTGCCGCCGCCCTCCCCGGCGTGCTCGCGGATCGCCACCGCAGTGGTCCCGGGGCCGCGCACCACGGCGCCGTCGATGGTGAACTCCCGGTCGTAGCGGGCCATTTCGCGCACCACACCGCGCTGTATGACCGCCAGCCGCTGCTCGGCGTCCACCGGCCCG
Protein-coding regions in this window:
- a CDS encoding DUF6348 family protein, with protein sequence MDAEQRLAVIQRGVVREMARYDREFTIDGAVVRGPGTTAVAIREHAGEGGGSGHVDLGFVLRLGSADAPVVWDCAAGLGTTETEKLDSAVRMWAGTTAAAVVELLDHRGRYGDHRRIAELPGWHAVQGPATVFGFQSERLTGWLGEHELLPALAPALAPELTDPRLNGVKLFFGGRAGDEVAEVRVNGTVCPAASRALGALDWPRAERFCWARLFVLLTAEGGTLAAVRTAEAEPPAVATAEPARAEVDARTVRRGRLSRWWQARRAGQ